A genomic stretch from Acetobacter ascendens includes:
- a CDS encoding MarR family winged helix-turn-helix transcriptional regulator produces MNILYMSNILSLTNEDSMTSPRVLPILDETRFSDMALTFRIMRLATVWRTQLDRALRPHGMTLASMRPMAYLMMMPDGATQSDLAAAMNVDCSALVRILDLLEKQKLITRLQDTQDRRAKKLVLTSAGQERCALFHTIAAQLEQNVRQNLTEDQVRSLIHDLSCMLETHHER; encoded by the coding sequence ATGAATATACTTTATATGTCAAATATTCTTTCGCTAACTAATGAGGATTCCATGACCTCCCCACGCGTTCTGCCCATTCTGGATGAAACGCGTTTTTCAGACATGGCGCTTACCTTCCGCATCATGCGGTTAGCCACAGTCTGGCGTACACAACTGGATCGGGCCTTACGCCCGCATGGCATGACATTGGCCAGCATGCGCCCCATGGCTTATCTGATGATGATGCCCGATGGTGCCACGCAAAGTGATCTTGCCGCCGCCATGAATGTGGATTGCTCTGCACTGGTGCGTATTCTTGATTTGTTAGAAAAACAGAAGCTGATCACACGCCTGCAGGATACGCAGGACCGACGTGCCAAAAAACTTGTGCTCACTTCTGCGGGGCAGGAAAGATGCGCACTGTTCCATACCATTGCCGCACAACTTGAACAGAACGTTCGCCAGAACCTTACGGAAGATCAGGTACGTAGTTTAATTCATGATCTTTCCTGCATGCTGGAAACACATCATGAACGCTAG
- a CDS encoding DUF1636 domain-containing protein: MAEASDSSQKSPQNHPVLHVCVTCRRGGPAMDQPPGAQLYARLQALVQEAETIGQEAPVLLREVQCLAACDRGCTAAIAMPERWTWLLGHLGAEKAEDILAYAQLYAKSARGTVMPSRRPASLSNMVLGRVPAQLYDEQEPS, translated from the coding sequence ATGGCCGAAGCATCCGATTCTTCTCAAAAGTCACCTCAGAATCATCCTGTTTTGCATGTGTGTGTCACATGTCGGCGTGGCGGGCCTGCTATGGATCAGCCGCCGGGTGCCCAGTTGTATGCACGTTTGCAGGCTCTGGTGCAGGAAGCAGAAACTATTGGGCAAGAAGCTCCAGTTTTGTTGCGTGAGGTGCAGTGCCTGGCCGCCTGTGATCGTGGATGCACCGCAGCCATTGCCATGCCAGAGCGTTGGACATGGTTATTAGGGCATCTGGGTGCCGAAAAAGCAGAAGATATTCTGGCGTATGCCCAACTCTATGCAAAGTCTGCGCGAGGAACAGTTATGCCTTCGCGTCGTCCGGCATCTCTTTCCAATATGGTGCTGGGGCGTGTTCCCGCACAACTTTATGATGAACAGGAGCCTTCATGA
- the cobW gene encoding cobalamin biosynthesis protein CobW yields the protein MTIASRVPVTIITGFLGAGKTTLLRNLLQRAAGHRIAVVVNEFGSLGIDGEILRGCGVEGCKEDDIVELTNGCLCCTVADDFLPTMEALLDRADPPEHVVIETSGLALPKPLLKAFGWPTVRNRMTVDGVITVVDAPAVAAGRFADDPEAIAQQRAADPSLDHDNPLAEVFEDQINAADLVVLNKTDLLDADALARVEDEIRRTAPRPVQIVRATEGKVDPAILLGIGAAAEADLAARPSHHDAEDGEHEHDDFESFVVRVPEQQSVEQFLTLLQDTARRHDVLRMKGFAAVAGKAMRLAVQGVGTRFRHEFDRPLSVNEGREGRIVVIGQKGLEASAIAKALGGTLVAA from the coding sequence ATGACAATTGCATCTCGCGTGCCTGTAACCATTATCACTGGTTTTTTAGGGGCAGGTAAAACAACCCTTTTGCGCAATCTGCTTCAGCGTGCAGCAGGGCATCGCATTGCCGTGGTGGTGAACGAATTTGGTTCTCTTGGCATTGATGGAGAAATCCTGCGCGGGTGCGGTGTGGAAGGTTGCAAGGAAGATGACATTGTTGAACTGACCAATGGCTGCCTGTGCTGCACGGTAGCAGATGATTTTCTACCAACCATGGAAGCCCTGCTTGATCGGGCAGATCCGCCTGAACATGTGGTGATTGAAACATCTGGCTTGGCGCTGCCCAAACCGCTGCTCAAGGCCTTTGGCTGGCCAACGGTGCGTAACCGTATGACTGTAGATGGCGTGATAACTGTAGTGGACGCACCAGCAGTCGCCGCGGGTCGTTTTGCAGATGATCCGGAAGCTATTGCTCAACAGCGTGCGGCAGATCCTTCCCTGGATCATGACAACCCATTGGCGGAGGTTTTTGAAGATCAGATCAACGCCGCAGATCTGGTGGTGTTGAACAAGACAGATCTGCTGGATGCAGATGCGCTCGCCCGCGTTGAAGATGAAATCCGCCGCACCGCCCCGCGGCCTGTGCAAATTGTACGTGCTACGGAAGGTAAAGTAGATCCTGCTATATTGCTAGGGATTGGAGCTGCAGCAGAAGCTGACTTAGCCGCTCGTCCTTCTCATCATGACGCAGAAGATGGCGAACACGAACATGATGACTTCGAAAGCTTTGTGGTGCGTGTGCCTGAGCAACAGAGTGTGGAGCAGTTTTTAACGCTCTTACAAGATACAGCACGCCGTCATGATGTGCTGCGCATGAAAGGTTTTGCTGCTGTGGCAGGTAAGGCTATGCGTTTGGCTGTGCAAGGTGTGGGAACCCGTTTTCGGCACGAATTTGATCGTCCTCTTTCTGTCAATGAAGGGCGGGAGGGCCGCATTGTCGTGATCGGGCAAAAAGGGCTGGAGGCTTCCGCTATTGCCAAGGCTCTTGGTGGCACGTTGGTAGCGGCCTGA